Proteins from a single region of Chloroflexota bacterium:
- a CDS encoding NAD(P)H-dependent oxidoreductase subunit E: protein RHREQEEHVFPPDPKRAPRGVPFDRVFIGGRGGSGAPPRQELERLVASVARAGSFRAVRYAFLEQGKPALSAVLEQCLAAGARRLLVVPGLVPMDRTLRWWLPLALRDWLREHADADVEVALAPPLGDSAHLADAFSAAVMDARSFTDVREDPTIEERRRSWNHLPSHRHHVLLCSGPRCTLENAPALWEYFEAKVRECRLRGKQRVMMVRTGCLYPCDLGPMMVVHPDGTWYGGVDETAVDRIVAEHIVDGEVVQEYACTPGARQRTKTSFESG, encoded by the coding sequence CGCCACAGGGAACAAGAGGAACACGTCTTCCCCCCGGACCCCAAACGGGCGCCCAGGGGCGTGCCGTTTGACAGGGTTTTTATCGGGGGCCGCGGCGGCTCGGGCGCGCCCCCGCGCCAGGAATTGGAACGGCTGGTCGCATCTGTAGCTCGTGCCGGTAGCTTTCGCGCTGTGCGCTACGCATTCTTGGAGCAGGGCAAGCCGGCGCTGTCGGCCGTGCTCGAACAGTGTCTCGCCGCAGGGGCCCGCCGCCTCCTGGTGGTGCCGGGTCTCGTGCCCATGGATCGCACGCTGCGCTGGTGGCTGCCCCTCGCGCTGCGCGACTGGCTGCGCGAACATGCGGATGCTGACGTGGAGGTCGCGCTCGCACCGCCGTTAGGCGATAGCGCCCACCTGGCAGACGCCTTTAGCGCTGCCGTCATGGATGCTCGCTCCTTTACGGATGTGCGTGAGGATCCCACGATAGAGGAGCGGCGGCGCTCCTGGAATCACTTACCCTCCCATCGGCATCATGTGCTCCTCTGCAGCGGACCGCGCTGCACGCTGGAGAATGCCCCGGCGCTGTGGGAGTATTTCGAGGCGAAGGTCAGGGAATGCCGGTTGCGAGGCAAGCAGCGCGTGATGATGGTCCGCACCGGCTGTCTTTATCCCTGTGATCTCGGTCCGATGATGGTGGTGCATCCCGACGGCACATGGTACGGCGGCGTGGACGAGACTGCCGTGGACCGCATCGTGGCGGAACACATCGTGGATGGCGAAGTGGTGCAGGAGTATGCGTGCACTCCCGGTGCACGCCAGCGCACCAAGACGAGCTTTGAAAGCGGCTAG
- a CDS encoding class I SAM-dependent methyltransferase codes for MTSENERVLDHRAVGDLWDDNAEAWTTLTRLGYDKYRDHINTPAYMEMLPDVEGLQGLDVGCGEGHNTRLVAQRGAHLTALDISSRFVDYAQEQETEEPLDITYLRASAVDLPLADAGFDFVMATMSMMDVPDQDRAIREVARVLKPGGFFQFSILHPCFMTPRFKWVLDEEGRRVAMECGDYFKTEQGTIEEWIFGSAPDELKERYKKFRIPRYFHTLSTWLNMLATAGLVIEESAEPYASDESIAIYPSLAATRVIACSLHLRCRKPSR; via the coding sequence ATGACGTCCGAGAACGAGAGAGTCCTCGACCACCGCGCAGTCGGCGACCTCTGGGATGACAACGCCGAAGCCTGGACCACGCTCACCCGCCTCGGCTACGACAAGTACCGCGACCACATCAACACGCCGGCCTACATGGAGATGCTGCCTGACGTAGAGGGGCTGCAGGGGCTTGACGTCGGCTGCGGCGAGGGACACAACACCCGCTTGGTCGCACAACGCGGCGCGCATCTTACCGCCTTGGATATTTCCAGCCGCTTCGTGGACTATGCCCAGGAGCAAGAGACGGAAGAGCCATTAGATATCACCTATCTGCGCGCCAGCGCAGTGGATTTGCCTCTGGCCGACGCCGGCTTCGACTTTGTCATGGCCACCATGAGCATGATGGACGTGCCGGACCAGGACCGCGCTATCCGGGAAGTGGCGCGCGTCTTGAAGCCGGGCGGCTTCTTCCAGTTCTCGATTCTTCACCCTTGCTTCATGACACCCCGCTTCAAGTGGGTGCTCGATGAAGAGGGGCGACGCGTCGCTATGGAGTGCGGAGACTATTTCAAGACGGAGCAAGGCACCATCGAGGAGTGGATCTTCGGCTCGGCGCCTGACGAATTGAAGGAGCGTTACAAGAAATTCCGCATCCCGCGCTACTTCCACACCTTGAGCACATGGCTGAACATGCTAGCCACAGCCGGTCTCGTCATCGAAGAGAGCGCCGAGCCGTACGCCAGTGACGAGTCCATCGCAATCTATCCCAGCCTCGCCGCCACCCGCGTTATCGCCTGCTCCCTCCACCTCCGCTGCCGGAAACCATCACGGTAG